From a region of the Rhodobium gokarnense genome:
- a CDS encoding glycosyltransferase family 4 protein, translating into MTLSSRTTPDDTPHDLPAPTAEARRRAFGRLALRERAAGTTRTGASLRAEVGANAHAGADAAPTVSFLTLVLSHYRIPFHTIVRDILAEHGVNYRLIYSDPVGSDAKKGDTLELPWAVKIPVTRIPVPGVDLYWQNALDATRGSALTVISQENKLLVNYLLQARYLLGGSRLAFFGHGKNYQASRPDGWREKLKAQLATRVHWWFAYTPGVKKIVEDYGFPGERITVNYNSIDTGALKGELAAVTDADIAAEKAKLGITSDNIAIYIGGMYQEKRLPFLIDAAEKIRARVPDFHLVMVGSGSHSEIAQIAAASCDYIHFLGPRFGREKATLLKMAKAFVMPGLVGLAIIDSFAAGCPMVTTDVPYHSPEIEYLKDGENGLITSDPENVTDYANAVAALLTDDTLQARLSDGAKASVEDYTIERMARNFAEGVLAAIA; encoded by the coding sequence GTGACCCTTTCCTCCCGCACGACACCCGACGACACCCCCCACGACCTGCCGGCGCCGACGGCCGAGGCCCGGCGCCGCGCGTTCGGGCGCCTCGCCCTTCGCGAGCGGGCCGCGGGCACGACCCGGACGGGGGCTTCCCTTCGGGCGGAGGTCGGAGCCAATGCGCACGCCGGGGCCGATGCGGCACCGACCGTCAGCTTCCTGACGCTCGTCCTCAGCCACTACCGGATCCCGTTCCACACCATCGTGCGGGACATCCTCGCCGAGCACGGCGTCAACTACCGCCTGATCTACAGCGATCCGGTCGGGTCCGATGCCAAGAAAGGCGACACGCTGGAACTGCCCTGGGCGGTCAAGATCCCGGTGACGCGCATTCCAGTTCCGGGCGTCGACCTTTACTGGCAGAACGCGCTCGACGCGACCCGCGGCTCGGCGCTGACCGTCATTTCCCAGGAGAACAAGCTGCTGGTGAACTATCTTCTGCAGGCGCGCTATCTCCTCGGCGGCAGCCGGCTTGCCTTTTTCGGCCACGGCAAGAATTATCAGGCGAGCCGCCCCGACGGCTGGCGCGAAAAGCTGAAGGCGCAGCTCGCGACGCGCGTCCACTGGTGGTTCGCCTATACGCCGGGCGTGAAGAAGATCGTCGAGGACTACGGCTTTCCGGGCGAGCGCATCACCGTCAACTACAACAGCATCGACACCGGTGCGCTGAAGGGCGAGCTTGCGGCCGTCACGGACGCCGACATTGCGGCCGAGAAGGCCAAGCTCGGCATCACCTCGGACAACATCGCCATCTATATCGGCGGCATGTACCAGGAAAAGCGGCTGCCGTTCCTGATCGACGCGGCGGAGAAGATCCGCGCGCGGGTGCCGGACTTCCACCTCGTCATGGTCGGTTCCGGCTCGCATTCGGAGATCGCCCAGATCGCGGCGGCGAGCTGCGACTACATCCACTTCCTCGGCCCGCGCTTCGGGCGTGAAAAGGCGACGCTCCTGAAGATGGCCAAGGCCTTCGTCATGCCGGGCCTCGTCGGCCTTGCGATCATCGACTCCTTTGCCGCCGGTTGCCCGATGGTGACGACCGACGTTCCCTACCACTCGCCGGAGATCGAGTATCTCAAGGACGGCGAGAACGGGCTGATCACCTCCGATCCGGAGAACGTCACCGACTACGCCAACGCCGTCGCCGCCCTCCTCACCGACGACACCCTCCAGGCGCGGCTGTCGGACGGGGCCAAAGCCTCCGTCGAGGACTACACGATCGAGCGCATGGCGCGGAATTTCGCCGAAGGGGTGCTGGCGGCGATTGCCTGA
- a CDS encoding polysaccharide deacetylase family protein produces MKQLVLSTLRAVHVPFQMRELPERVAIYFHDLEPTQFGKFSEAVGHFLDHGYRTVTAGEYTCPDTTGKLLFLSFDDNFQSWHRALRSLDRLGANATFYVNTGVMRDEAAASDIAAYFGRIRYEGASPTLSRQELREIHEAGHAIGCHTHTHRRLPQIDRGEWADEIDRSKAYLEDFFGEEIVDFSYPYGMRRHFSESLKAYCSKIGFRTIATAISGLQLQSARDPLTLHRTGWKFENSLERNLEDLRINGSLYAALTGRSLTG; encoded by the coding sequence GTGAAGCAACTGGTGCTCTCCACCCTGCGCGCGGTCCATGTGCCGTTCCAGATGCGCGAGCTGCCGGAGCGGGTGGCGATCTATTTCCATGACCTGGAGCCGACCCAGTTCGGAAAATTCTCCGAGGCCGTCGGCCATTTCCTCGATCACGGCTACCGCACGGTGACGGCGGGCGAGTACACCTGCCCCGACACGACCGGAAAGCTCCTGTTCCTCTCCTTCGACGACAACTTCCAGAGCTGGCACCGGGCGCTGCGCTCCCTCGACCGGCTCGGCGCCAACGCGACCTTCTACGTCAATACCGGCGTCATGCGCGACGAGGCCGCCGCCTCCGACATCGCCGCCTATTTCGGGCGCATCCGCTATGAGGGCGCAAGCCCGACCCTGTCGCGCCAGGAACTGAGGGAAATCCACGAGGCCGGCCACGCCATCGGCTGCCACACCCACACCCACCGGCGACTGCCGCAGATCGACCGCGGCGAATGGGCGGACGAGATCGACCGCTCCAAGGCCTATCTGGAGGATTTCTTCGGCGAGGAAATCGTCGATTTCTCCTACCCCTACGGCATGCGGCGGCACTTCTCCGAAAGCCTCAAGGCCTACTGCTCCAAAATCGGCTTTCGCACCATCGCAACGGCGATTTCCGGCCTGCAGCTCCAGTCGGCCCGCGATCCGCTGACGCTGCACCGCACCGGCTGGAAATTCGAGAACAGCCTTGAGCGAAACCTGGAGGATCTCCGCATCAACGGCTCGCTCTATGCCGCGCTGACCGGAAGGAGCCTCACCGGATGA
- a CDS encoding lipopolysaccharide biosynthesis protein yields the protein MSLSARLSSRLSGLLQRDVTYSVMSQVFVSGFNFAVGIAAARLLGIADFGVFTLILMIAMVVAVAQGHILTLPMMTFAGSRPQRSKSYFATIWALGAVFSALGGAAMMLILLLIGALRGDSFSPDVLFASAAITFAQNQQIMLRRILFAQRRRLFAAGLDILRLVVMGLAAAVIVLQAFSVDVATLLYLLAASALLATVPFSLGLMRGPYKKRLFTAVLARHWPMSRWMILMLLVSLGQEQAIWVIVGVELGDTAIGGLRAAQYMLGITHTITLAMENHIPRNAAEQLRLKGREGLRDYLLGQSAFLGGAVIALIVLVSVYSSELLTAVFGPQYAEYAHLTHILGITYSLIVINSIWTHYLRAIEDTRSVFLSYTVSSVAAVILIYPLMHTFGLEGVAICLSIAHAVCVSLVLSVIIRDQRRAASARRGMQSHTAYPPISPHSDGALS from the coding sequence ATGAGCCTTTCCGCTCGCCTTTCCTCCCGACTTTCCGGCCTGTTGCAGCGGGACGTCACCTATTCGGTGATGAGCCAGGTGTTCGTCAGCGGCTTCAATTTCGCCGTCGGCATCGCCGCCGCGCGCCTGCTCGGCATCGCAGATTTCGGCGTCTTCACGCTGATCCTGATGATCGCCATGGTCGTCGCGGTGGCGCAGGGGCATATCCTGACCCTGCCGATGATGACGTTCGCCGGCTCGCGGCCGCAGCGTTCCAAGAGCTATTTCGCGACGATCTGGGCGCTCGGCGCCGTGTTCTCCGCTCTCGGCGGCGCCGCGATGATGCTGATCCTCCTCCTTATCGGCGCGCTGCGCGGCGACAGCTTTTCGCCGGACGTGCTTTTTGCCAGCGCCGCCATCACCTTTGCCCAGAACCAGCAGATCATGCTGCGGCGCATCCTGTTTGCCCAGCGCCGGCGGCTGTTCGCGGCAGGGCTCGACATCCTGCGCCTGGTGGTCATGGGGCTCGCCGCCGCCGTCATCGTCTTGCAAGCCTTTTCCGTCGATGTCGCGACGCTACTCTATCTGCTCGCCGCCTCGGCGCTCCTTGCCACCGTTCCGTTCTCGCTCGGCCTGATGCGCGGGCCCTACAAGAAGCGGCTGTTCACCGCCGTTCTTGCCCGCCACTGGCCGATGTCGCGCTGGATGATCCTGATGCTTCTGGTCTCGCTCGGCCAGGAGCAGGCGATCTGGGTGATCGTCGGGGTCGAGCTCGGCGATACCGCCATCGGCGGGCTGAGGGCCGCGCAATACATGCTCGGCATCACCCACACCATCACGCTGGCGATGGAGAACCACATCCCGCGCAACGCGGCCGAACAGCTTCGGCTGAAGGGCCGCGAGGGCCTGCGCGACTATCTCCTCGGCCAGTCCGCCTTTCTCGGCGGCGCGGTGATCGCCCTCATCGTCCTGGTGTCGGTCTATTCCAGCGAGCTCCTGACCGCCGTCTTCGGGCCGCAATATGCCGAATATGCGCACCTCACGCACATCCTCGGCATCACCTATTCGCTGATCGTCATCAACAGCATCTGGACGCACTATCTGCGCGCCATCGAGGACACCAGGAGCGTGTTCCTGTCCTATACCGTCTCCTCGGTCGCCGCCGTGATCCTGATCTATCCCTTGATGCATACCTTCGGGCTCGAAGGCGTCGCCATCTGCCTCAGCATCGCCCATGCGGTCTGCGTCAGCCTGGTGCTTTCCGTCATCATCCGCGACCAGCGCAGGGCCGCTAGCGCCAGGCGCGGCATGCAGAGCCACACCGCCTATCCCCCCATCAGCCCCCATTCAGATGGAGCCCTGTCGTGA